The Ranitomeya variabilis isolate aRanVar5 chromosome 7, aRanVar5.hap1, whole genome shotgun sequence genome includes a window with the following:
- the RBBP6 gene encoding E3 ubiquitin-protein ligase RBBP6 isoform X3: protein MSCVHYKFSSKLNYDTVTFDGLHISLADLKKQIMGRERLKAADCDLQITNAQTQEEYTDETALIPKNSSVIVRRIPIGGVKTATKTFVISRAEPVSGTSKSIDDASASISLAQLAKTANLAEANASEEDKIRAMMSQSGHDYDPSNYLKKPLGPPPPSYTCFRCLKPGHYIKNCPTNGFLPLQDKGFESVPRIKKSTGIPRSFMMEVEDPNMRGAMLTNTGKYAIPTIDAVAYAMGKKEKPPFLPEAQSSSSEEEDPIPDELLCMICKDMMSDAVVIPCCGNSYCDECIRTSLLESEDHMCPTCHQTDVSPDNLIANKFLRQAVNNFKNETGYTKRIRKQQATSQQRQQQQQAAQPQRSAPQPTRPAQSRQQDPLIAPTTSAPTPTSSSQNPAAATTTTTSAAPSTTQANSQPPPVAPPTEPALPPVPVKKEREKPERESTYHHEKREGSREGSRASSSSGTSSSNLPLPNNNPLGDKGFHVPVLGQMPPSAHHLPPLTPLMRANIPRPSGPRPHMGWDGHSRGRHPHNDRPPRNQVPPLPSSGPVYVPPPAPIFPPPPPHGLQLPPGVPPPQFPPQFPPGQPPAAGYNVPPPGFPSAPATVSAPWVNPAVQAAHANTIPAQSLAPPLSKEEFYREQRRLKEEEKKKSKLEEFANDFAKELLEYKKIQKERKRSYSRSKSPYSGSSYSKSSYSYSKSRSGSSRSRSYSRSFSRSRSRSLSRSPSYQRKAHGKGRTYRSRSRSHGYPRSRSRSPYRRFHSRSRSPPYRPPSPANKRLLPQVEGERDYANRFREFPPYDIKAMYGRQPDMRDPYEKEAYREWERSYRDWYEKYYKGCAMNIIPRPRSPIGRENFPDNRFLLQPPARRDQSDYNRGHRDNYPPPLLPRLRPPLVSGYPEKLLPRDPHVKETRKSKEKEPLIPSGDSRVNKHKKHRKRRKEENEGVSKTGNDGSRKHRDDDGKRTEHTFVTTSKDDATPVRDEPMDAESIALKPASDKDKREKPKAKVDKTKRKVDVVNPPKKETASKVVKVEKAGDGEKVKSASTEPSSKKVKEETQKNEGSKHTSSQRDDKTSVPRKVQAKATKDSQDNKQTKDEKSKKDHAKDSKLDKPQIKEEKSKKASEKPRTAESKPDKRKRKLDEKPAEKEQEKPVKNIKVEPTETLKPPAAKLKSEAELVKPEKVPETDKTPTSTVTVKKIKLNRETGKKITNSEAAGGIEEAQEKNEPAAPAKPKTERGKGKVRKKVPAADGSTLVDYTSTSSTGGSPVRKAEEKQDAKRTVIKTLEEYNNDSTAPPEDVIIMIQVPQSKWDKDEFESEDDDAKDTQGASNTGKPMSVISKPASSVTLPEKEGKPASEGTPQDGKSTKETTVTQTKNRSKDKESPATEKESSDKRKGSSQNDSSSERNQQSSKDRSSEKQESGRGSSNKDITPTREKKSDHGDSRDRKQDYESREREKKDHDRDRKSEHDSRDKDKKSDHDKKQEHDSRERKAEHDSKDWERRQEHGSKERDRKQDQESRDRERRPEHDSKAKEKKPDSEGKEKKSDHDSREHTGSRRKDERRKESPAKSKDSSSSSQKVRARDSSREPKKTPRDSKSGSHSPGQERKPRTDQKSSESKRPSNADPVPSDRSSERGKEKNTSKSKISEDTGDKKSSHSKRSSPEVKTDKEATSEKTKVPQSRTTRLSTDLTRDADEASFVPDYNESDSEASVKQDDPQEPKNKDDERTAATDTANSTLPATSASSPAASRSRSHSPAGDTASRSSSVSSTGSPDKKKRKKEKKKHKKHKKHKKHKKHTGNESETEKGQKHKHKKKKSKKSKDKETEKEEAKAKPPAAV, encoded by the exons ATTGATGACGCTTCTGCATCTATATCTCTGGCCCAGCTTGCTAAG ACGGCCAATCTGGCTGAAGCCAATGCTTCGGAAGAGGATAAAATCAGAGCAATGATGTCTCAGTCCGGCCATGACTATGACCCTAGCAA ctaTTTGAAAAAGCCTTTGGGGCCCCCGCCTCCATCATACACCTGTTTTCGATGTTTAAAGCCCGGTCATTACATCAAGAATTGTCCGACAAATGGG TTTCTTCCTCTCCAGGACAAAGGTTTTGAGTCTGTTCCCAGGATTAAAAAGAGCACTGGGATTCCTCGCAGTTTTATGATGGAAGTGGAAGATCCCAATATGAGGGGGGCGATGCTCACAAACACTGGAAAATACGCCATACCGACCATTGATGC AGTGGCATACGCTATGGGCAAGAAGGAAAAGCCTCCGTTTCTTCCTGAGGCCCAGTCGTCCTCGTCTGAGGAGGAAGACCCCATCCCCGACGAGCTCCTGTGTATGATCTGTAAAGATATGATGAGCGATGCCGTCGTTATCCCCTGCTGTGGAAACAGCTATTGTGATGAAT GTATCCGCACTTCACTACTGGAATCGGAGGACCACATGTGCCCCACTTGTCATCAGACCGATGTCTCTCCTGATAACTTAATTGCCAATAAATTCTTACGTCAG GCTGTGAATAATTTTAAAAATGAAACTGGTTATACAAAGAGGATCCGTAAGCAACAGGCTACTTCCCAGCAGCGGCAACAGCAGCAGCAAGCGGCTCAGCCGCAACGTAGCGCCCCGCAGCCAACGCGGCCTGCTCAATCTCGCCAGCAAGATCCTCTTATCGCTCCCACTACTTCTGCGCCTACTCCGACGTCATCATCCCAAAACCCTGCTGCTGCTACTACCACTACCACGTCTGCTGCGCCCAGCACAACACAGGCCAATTCCCAGCCTCCGCCTGTGGCGCCCCCTACAGAGCCTGCATTGCCACCGGTACCTGTCAAAAAGGAGAGAGAGAAACCAGAGCGAGAATCTACGTATCA TCATGAAAAGCGTGAAGGTTCCCGTGAAGGATCTCGTGCTAGTTCTTCTTCCGGGACATCGTCGAGCAACTTACCACTGCCCAACAATAACCCCCTGGGAGACAAA GGCTTCCACGTTCCAGTGCTTGGACAGATGCCACCTTCTGCTCACCACCTCCCTCCTCTGA cgCCACTGATGAGAGCCAATATACCGAGACCTTCTGGACCACGGCCGCACATGGGATGGGACGG ACATAGCCGTGGCCGTCATCCTCACAATGATCGTCCACCGAGAAACCAAGTACCGCCTTTGCCATCCTCGGGTCCAGTATATGTTCCACCACCGGCGCCCATCTTTCCTCCACCGCCACCCCATGGTCTTCAGTTGCCTCCTGGTGTGCCACCACCTCAGTTCCCGCCACAGTTCCCACCTGGACAGCCTCCCGCAGCTGGCTACAACGTTCCACCCCCAGGCTTCCCCTCCGCGCCTGCTACTGTGTCTGCCCCGTGGGTCAATCCGGCCGTTCAGGCAGCACATGCGAACACTATTCCTGCCCAGTCCCTGGCACCACCGCTCTCTAAGGAGGAGTTCTACAGAGAGCAGCGGCGACTGAAGGAGGA AGAGAAGAAGAAATCAAAACTTGAGGAATTTGCAAACGACTTTGCGAAAGAACTGCTGGAATACAAGAAAATACAAAAAGAGCGGAAGCGATCCTATTCCAG GTCCAAATCTCCTTACTCTGGATCTTCTTACTCTAAAAGTTCCTACTCCTATTCTAAATCACGATCTGGCTCTTCAAGGTCACGTTCTTATTCCCGGTCTTTCAGTCGTTCACGTTCTCGGTCATTGTCGCGATCTCCTTCGTACCAGAGGAAAGCCCACGGAAAGGGACGTACTTACCGTTCCCGGTCCCGATCTCACGGATATCCTCGTTCCAGGTCAAGATCTCCATACAGAAGATTTCACTCTCGATCGAGATCCCCGCCCTACAGACCACCTTCTCCCGCCAATAAGCGACTGCTTCCACAAGTGGAAGGCGAACGAGATTACGCAAACCGCTTTCGTGAATTCCCGCCGTATGACATCAAAGCTATGTATGGCAGACAGCCAGATATGAGAGATCCTTATGAAAAAGAAGCCTATAGGGAATGGGAACGTAGTTACAGGGACTGGTACGAGAAGTATTATAAAGGATGCGCAATGAATATTATTCCGAGACCGAGGTCGCCCATTGGTAGGGAAAACTTCCCCGACAATAGATTTCTCCTTCAGCCTCCGGCTCGAAGAGATCAGTCGGATTATAATCGTGGCCATAGAGACAATTATCCTCCACCTTTACTACCCCGACTGCGCCCTCCTTTAGTTAGTGGTTATCCGGAGAAGCTTCTACCACGGGATCCACACGTAAAGGAAACTAGAAAATCAAAAGAAAAGGAACCTTTAATCCCATCTGGAGACTCCAGGGTAAACAAGCATAAGAAACACAGAAAGAGACGGAAAGAAGAAAACGAAGGCGTTTCCAAGACTGGAAATGATGGATCCAGAAAACACCGAGACGATGACGGCAAAAGAACTGAACATACGTTTGTGACCACCAGCAAGGATGATGCCACCCCAGTTAGAGACGAGCCCATGGATGCCGAGTCGATTGCGCTCAAGCCGGCCTCTGACAAGGACAAACGAGAAAAACCCAAAGCAAAAGTAGATAAGACCAAACGTAAGGTTGATGTCGTTAACCCGCCCAAGAAAGAAACTGCGTCCAAGGTAGTCAAGGTTGAAAAGGCAGGAGATGGAGAAAAAGTGAAATCTGCAAGCACTGAGCCATCCTCGAAAAAGGTCAAAGAGGAAACTCAGAAGAACGAGGGTTCAAAGCATACATCTAGCCAAAGAGATGATAAAACCTCGGTGCCTCGTAAAGTCCAGGCCAAGGCAACGAAAGACAGTCAGGATAATAAACAGACAAAAGATGAAAAAAGCAAAAAGGACCACGCAAAGGACTCAAAGTTGGACAAGCCCCAAATTAAGGaagaaaaatctaaaaaagctTCCGAAAAACCCCGAACGGCAGAGTCTAAACCCGATAAACGCAAAAGAAAACTTGACGAAAAACCTGCGGAAAAAGAGCAGGAGAAACCTGTGAAGAATATAAAAGTTGAGCCCACCGAGACTCTGAAACCCCCAGCTGCCAAACTGAAATCTGAGGCCGAGCTCGTCAAACCCGAGAAGGTTCCCGAGACGGACAAAACTCCTACGTCAACGGTGACTGTGAAAAAAATCAAACTGAATCGTGAGACTGGGAAAAAAATCACAAACTCCGAAGCTGCTGGTGGAATAGAAGAAGCGCAAGAGAAAAACGAGCCGGCTGCCCCCGCCAAACCGAAAACTGAACGTGGGAAGGGGAAAGTGAGAAAGAAGGTTCCTGCTGCTGATGGATCCACCTTGGTGGATTATACCAG CACCAGCTCCACAGGTGGAAGTCCTGTCCGGAAAGCGGAAGAAAAACAGGATGCCAAAAGAACGGTTATTAAGACCTTAGAAGAGTATAACAACGATAGTACGGCTCCACCGGAAGATGTCATAATAATGATTCAAGTACCACAGTCAAAATGGGACAAGGACGAGTTTGAGTCTGAGGACGATGATGCTAAGGACACGCAAGGAGCGTCCAATACGGGAAAGCCGATGAGCGTTATATCCAAACCAGCATCTTCTGTCACGTTGCCAGAAAAGGAAGGGAAGCCGGCAAGTGAAGGGACTCCACAAGATGGCAAATCCACCAAGGAAACTACAGTTACCCAGACCAAGAATAGATCAAAAGATAAGGAGAGTCCTGCAACTGAAAAGGAATCTTCTGATAAAAGAAAAGGAAGTTCCCAAAATGACAGCAGCTCTGAACGCAACCAACAGTCCTCGAAGGACCGGTCATCTGAAAAACAGGAATCTGGACGTGGCAGCTCCAACAAAGACATTACTCCCACTCGTGAGAAGAAGTCCGACCATGGGGACAGTAGAGACCGAAAGCAAGACTATGAGAGCAGAGAGCGGGAGAAGAAAGATCATGACCGAGACCGAAAGAGCGAGCATGACAGCAGAGACAAAGACAAAAAGAGCGATCACGACAAGAAGCAAGAACACGATTCCCGGGAGAGGAAAGCTGAACATGACAGCAAGGATTGGGAAAGGAGGCAAGAACATGGCAGCAAGGAACGAGACCGGAAACAAGACCAGGAAAGCAGAGATCGAGAAAGACGACCTGAGCATGATAGCAAGGCGAAGGAAAAGAAGCCGGACAGTGAAGGCAAAGAGAAAAAGTCAGATCATGACAGTCGGGAGCACACGGGATCCAGGAGGAAGGATGAGCGGAGAAAGGAATCTCCTGCCAAGAGCAAAGATTCATCATCCAGCTCCCAAAAAGTcagagccagagattcctctagagAACCTAAGAAAACCCCGAGAGACTCAAAGAGCGGCAGCCACAGCCCCGGTCAGGAACGCAAACCAAGAACGGACCAGAAGTCCTCAGAGTCTAAGCGGCCGTCCAATGCTGATCCGGTGCCATCTGACAGGAGTAGTGAGAGAGGGAAGGAGAAGAATACTTCTAAATCAAAAATTTCAGAAGACACGGGTGATAAAAAATCATCTCACTCCAAACGTTCCTCGCCGGAGGTAAAAACGGACAAGGAAGCCACCTCCGAGAAGACCAAGGTTCCTCAAAGCCGCACCACACGGCTCTCCACAGATTTAACGAGAGACGCCGACGAGGCCTCATTTGTGCCCGATTACAATGAAAGCGATAGCGAGGCCTCTGTCAAACAAGACGACCCTCAGGAACCCAAAAACAAGGACGACGAGCGCACGGCCGCTACAGATACGGCCAATAGTACTTTGCCCGCTACAAGCGCCAGCAGTCCGGCCGCCAGCAGAAGCCGTAGCCACAGTCCGGCCGGCGATACTGCTAGTCGAAGCAGTAGTGTAAGCTCAACGGGCAGCCCGGACAAAAAGAAAAGGAAGAAGGAAAAGAAGAAACACAAGAAGCATAAGAAACACAAGAAGCATAAGAAGCACACGGGCAACGAGTCAGAGACTGAGAAGGGCCAGAaacacaaacacaaaaaaaagaaatccaAGAAAAGTAAAGACAAAGAGACTGAAAAGGAGGAGGCCAAAGCCAAACCTCCCGCTGCCGTGTAA
- the RBBP6 gene encoding E3 ubiquitin-protein ligase RBBP6 isoform X7: MSCVHYKFSSKLNYDTVTFDGLHISLADLKKQIMGRERLKAADCDLQITNAQTQEEYTDETALIPKNSSVIVRRIPIGGVKTATKTFVISRAEPVSGTSKSIDDASASISLAQLAKTANLAEANASEEDKIRAMMSQSGHDYDPSNYLKKPLGPPPPSYTCFRCLKPGHYIKNCPTNGDKGFESVPRIKKSTGIPRSFMMEVEDPNMRGAMLTNTGKYAIPTIDAVAYAMGKKEKPPFLPEAQSSSSEEEDPIPDELLCMICKDMMSDAVVIPCCGNSYCDECIRTSLLESEDHMCPTCHQTDVSPDNLIANKFLRQAVNNFKNETGYTKRIRKQQATSQQRQQQQQAAQPQRSAPQPTRPAQSRQQDPLIAPTTSAPTPTSSSQNPAAATTTTTSAAPSTTQANSQPPPVAPPTEPALPPVPVKKEREKPERESTYHHEKREGSREGSRASSSSGTSSSNLPLPNNNPLGDKGFHVPVLGQMPPSAHHLPPLTPLMRANIPRPSGPRPHMGWDGHSRGRHPHNDRPPRNQVPPLPSSGPVYVPPPAPIFPPPPPHGLQLPPGVPPPQFPPQFPPGQPPAAGYNVPPPGFPSAPATVSAPWVNPAVQAAHANTIPAQSLAPPLSKEEFYREQRRLKEESKSPYSGSSYSKSSYSYSKSRSGSSRSRSYSRSFSRSRSRSLSRSPSYQRKAHGKGRTYRSRSRSHGYPRSRSRSPYRRFHSRSRSPPYRPPSPANKRLLPQVEGERDYANRFREFPPYDIKAMYGRQPDMRDPYEKEAYREWERSYRDWYEKYYKGCAMNIIPRPRSPIGRENFPDNRFLLQPPARRDQSDYNRGHRDNYPPPLLPRLRPPLVSGYPEKLLPRDPHVKETRKSKEKEPLIPSGDSRVNKHKKHRKRRKEENEGVSKTGNDGSRKHRDDDGKRTEHTFVTTSKDDATPVRDEPMDAESIALKPASDKDKREKPKAKVDKTKRKVDVVNPPKKETASKVVKVEKAGDGEKVKSASTEPSSKKVKEETQKNEGSKHTSSQRDDKTSVPRKVQAKATKDSQDNKQTKDEKSKKDHAKDSKLDKPQIKEEKSKKASEKPRTAESKPDKRKRKLDEKPAEKEQEKPVKNIKVEPTETLKPPAAKLKSEAELVKPEKVPETDKTPTSTVTVKKIKLNRETGKKITNSEAAGGIEEAQEKNEPAAPAKPKTERGKGKVRKKVPAADGSTLVDYTSTSSTGGSPVRKAEEKQDAKRTVIKTLEEYNNDSTAPPEDVIIMIQVPQSKWDKDEFESEDDDAKDTQGASNTGKPMSVISKPASSVTLPEKEGKPASEGTPQDGKSTKETTVTQTKNRSKDKESPATEKESSDKRKGSSQNDSSSERNQQSSKDRSSEKQESGRGSSNKDITPTREKKSDHGDSRDRKQDYESREREKKDHDRDRKSEHDSRDKDKKSDHDKKQEHDSRERKAEHDSKDWERRQEHGSKERDRKQDQESRDRERRPEHDSKAKEKKPDSEGKEKKSDHDSREHTGSRRKDERRKESPAKSKDSSSSSQKVRARDSSREPKKTPRDSKSGSHSPGQERKPRTDQKSSESKRPSNADPVPSDRSSERGKEKNTSKSKISEDTGDKKSSHSKRSSPEVKTDKEATSEKTKVPQSRTTRLSTDLTRDADEASFVPDYNESDSEASVKQDDPQEPKNKDDERTAATDTANSTLPATSASSPAASRSRSHSPAGDTASRSSSVSSTGSPDKKKRKKEKKKHKKHKKHKKHKKHTGNESETEKGQKHKHKKKKSKKSKDKETEKEEAKAKPPAAV, encoded by the exons ATTGATGACGCTTCTGCATCTATATCTCTGGCCCAGCTTGCTAAG ACGGCCAATCTGGCTGAAGCCAATGCTTCGGAAGAGGATAAAATCAGAGCAATGATGTCTCAGTCCGGCCATGACTATGACCCTAGCAA ctaTTTGAAAAAGCCTTTGGGGCCCCCGCCTCCATCATACACCTGTTTTCGATGTTTAAAGCCCGGTCATTACATCAAGAATTGTCCGACAAATGGG GACAAAGGTTTTGAGTCTGTTCCCAGGATTAAAAAGAGCACTGGGATTCCTCGCAGTTTTATGATGGAAGTGGAAGATCCCAATATGAGGGGGGCGATGCTCACAAACACTGGAAAATACGCCATACCGACCATTGATGC AGTGGCATACGCTATGGGCAAGAAGGAAAAGCCTCCGTTTCTTCCTGAGGCCCAGTCGTCCTCGTCTGAGGAGGAAGACCCCATCCCCGACGAGCTCCTGTGTATGATCTGTAAAGATATGATGAGCGATGCCGTCGTTATCCCCTGCTGTGGAAACAGCTATTGTGATGAAT GTATCCGCACTTCACTACTGGAATCGGAGGACCACATGTGCCCCACTTGTCATCAGACCGATGTCTCTCCTGATAACTTAATTGCCAATAAATTCTTACGTCAG GCTGTGAATAATTTTAAAAATGAAACTGGTTATACAAAGAGGATCCGTAAGCAACAGGCTACTTCCCAGCAGCGGCAACAGCAGCAGCAAGCGGCTCAGCCGCAACGTAGCGCCCCGCAGCCAACGCGGCCTGCTCAATCTCGCCAGCAAGATCCTCTTATCGCTCCCACTACTTCTGCGCCTACTCCGACGTCATCATCCCAAAACCCTGCTGCTGCTACTACCACTACCACGTCTGCTGCGCCCAGCACAACACAGGCCAATTCCCAGCCTCCGCCTGTGGCGCCCCCTACAGAGCCTGCATTGCCACCGGTACCTGTCAAAAAGGAGAGAGAGAAACCAGAGCGAGAATCTACGTATCA TCATGAAAAGCGTGAAGGTTCCCGTGAAGGATCTCGTGCTAGTTCTTCTTCCGGGACATCGTCGAGCAACTTACCACTGCCCAACAATAACCCCCTGGGAGACAAA GGCTTCCACGTTCCAGTGCTTGGACAGATGCCACCTTCTGCTCACCACCTCCCTCCTCTGA cgCCACTGATGAGAGCCAATATACCGAGACCTTCTGGACCACGGCCGCACATGGGATGGGACGG ACATAGCCGTGGCCGTCATCCTCACAATGATCGTCCACCGAGAAACCAAGTACCGCCTTTGCCATCCTCGGGTCCAGTATATGTTCCACCACCGGCGCCCATCTTTCCTCCACCGCCACCCCATGGTCTTCAGTTGCCTCCTGGTGTGCCACCACCTCAGTTCCCGCCACAGTTCCCACCTGGACAGCCTCCCGCAGCTGGCTACAACGTTCCACCCCCAGGCTTCCCCTCCGCGCCTGCTACTGTGTCTGCCCCGTGGGTCAATCCGGCCGTTCAGGCAGCACATGCGAACACTATTCCTGCCCAGTCCCTGGCACCACCGCTCTCTAAGGAGGAGTTCTACAGAGAGCAGCGGCGACTGAAGGAGGA GTCCAAATCTCCTTACTCTGGATCTTCTTACTCTAAAAGTTCCTACTCCTATTCTAAATCACGATCTGGCTCTTCAAGGTCACGTTCTTATTCCCGGTCTTTCAGTCGTTCACGTTCTCGGTCATTGTCGCGATCTCCTTCGTACCAGAGGAAAGCCCACGGAAAGGGACGTACTTACCGTTCCCGGTCCCGATCTCACGGATATCCTCGTTCCAGGTCAAGATCTCCATACAGAAGATTTCACTCTCGATCGAGATCCCCGCCCTACAGACCACCTTCTCCCGCCAATAAGCGACTGCTTCCACAAGTGGAAGGCGAACGAGATTACGCAAACCGCTTTCGTGAATTCCCGCCGTATGACATCAAAGCTATGTATGGCAGACAGCCAGATATGAGAGATCCTTATGAAAAAGAAGCCTATAGGGAATGGGAACGTAGTTACAGGGACTGGTACGAGAAGTATTATAAAGGATGCGCAATGAATATTATTCCGAGACCGAGGTCGCCCATTGGTAGGGAAAACTTCCCCGACAATAGATTTCTCCTTCAGCCTCCGGCTCGAAGAGATCAGTCGGATTATAATCGTGGCCATAGAGACAATTATCCTCCACCTTTACTACCCCGACTGCGCCCTCCTTTAGTTAGTGGTTATCCGGAGAAGCTTCTACCACGGGATCCACACGTAAAGGAAACTAGAAAATCAAAAGAAAAGGAACCTTTAATCCCATCTGGAGACTCCAGGGTAAACAAGCATAAGAAACACAGAAAGAGACGGAAAGAAGAAAACGAAGGCGTTTCCAAGACTGGAAATGATGGATCCAGAAAACACCGAGACGATGACGGCAAAAGAACTGAACATACGTTTGTGACCACCAGCAAGGATGATGCCACCCCAGTTAGAGACGAGCCCATGGATGCCGAGTCGATTGCGCTCAAGCCGGCCTCTGACAAGGACAAACGAGAAAAACCCAAAGCAAAAGTAGATAAGACCAAACGTAAGGTTGATGTCGTTAACCCGCCCAAGAAAGAAACTGCGTCCAAGGTAGTCAAGGTTGAAAAGGCAGGAGATGGAGAAAAAGTGAAATCTGCAAGCACTGAGCCATCCTCGAAAAAGGTCAAAGAGGAAACTCAGAAGAACGAGGGTTCAAAGCATACATCTAGCCAAAGAGATGATAAAACCTCGGTGCCTCGTAAAGTCCAGGCCAAGGCAACGAAAGACAGTCAGGATAATAAACAGACAAAAGATGAAAAAAGCAAAAAGGACCACGCAAAGGACTCAAAGTTGGACAAGCCCCAAATTAAGGaagaaaaatctaaaaaagctTCCGAAAAACCCCGAACGGCAGAGTCTAAACCCGATAAACGCAAAAGAAAACTTGACGAAAAACCTGCGGAAAAAGAGCAGGAGAAACCTGTGAAGAATATAAAAGTTGAGCCCACCGAGACTCTGAAACCCCCAGCTGCCAAACTGAAATCTGAGGCCGAGCTCGTCAAACCCGAGAAGGTTCCCGAGACGGACAAAACTCCTACGTCAACGGTGACTGTGAAAAAAATCAAACTGAATCGTGAGACTGGGAAAAAAATCACAAACTCCGAAGCTGCTGGTGGAATAGAAGAAGCGCAAGAGAAAAACGAGCCGGCTGCCCCCGCCAAACCGAAAACTGAACGTGGGAAGGGGAAAGTGAGAAAGAAGGTTCCTGCTGCTGATGGATCCACCTTGGTGGATTATACCAG CACCAGCTCCACAGGTGGAAGTCCTGTCCGGAAAGCGGAAGAAAAACAGGATGCCAAAAGAACGGTTATTAAGACCTTAGAAGAGTATAACAACGATAGTACGGCTCCACCGGAAGATGTCATAATAATGATTCAAGTACCACAGTCAAAATGGGACAAGGACGAGTTTGAGTCTGAGGACGATGATGCTAAGGACACGCAAGGAGCGTCCAATACGGGAAAGCCGATGAGCGTTATATCCAAACCAGCATCTTCTGTCACGTTGCCAGAAAAGGAAGGGAAGCCGGCAAGTGAAGGGACTCCACAAGATGGCAAATCCACCAAGGAAACTACAGTTACCCAGACCAAGAATAGATCAAAAGATAAGGAGAGTCCTGCAACTGAAAAGGAATCTTCTGATAAAAGAAAAGGAAGTTCCCAAAATGACAGCAGCTCTGAACGCAACCAACAGTCCTCGAAGGACCGGTCATCTGAAAAACAGGAATCTGGACGTGGCAGCTCCAACAAAGACATTACTCCCACTCGTGAGAAGAAGTCCGACCATGGGGACAGTAGAGACCGAAAGCAAGACTATGAGAGCAGAGAGCGGGAGAAGAAAGATCATGACCGAGACCGAAAGAGCGAGCATGACAGCAGAGACAAAGACAAAAAGAGCGATCACGACAAGAAGCAAGAACACGATTCCCGGGAGAGGAAAGCTGAACATGACAGCAAGGATTGGGAAAGGAGGCAAGAACATGGCAGCAAGGAACGAGACCGGAAACAAGACCAGGAAAGCAGAGATCGAGAAAGACGACCTGAGCATGATAGCAAGGCGAAGGAAAAGAAGCCGGACAGTGAAGGCAAAGAGAAAAAGTCAGATCATGACAGTCGGGAGCACACGGGATCCAGGAGGAAGGATGAGCGGAGAAAGGAATCTCCTGCCAAGAGCAAAGATTCATCATCCAGCTCCCAAAAAGTcagagccagagattcctctagagAACCTAAGAAAACCCCGAGAGACTCAAAGAGCGGCAGCCACAGCCCCGGTCAGGAACGCAAACCAAGAACGGACCAGAAGTCCTCAGAGTCTAAGCGGCCGTCCAATGCTGATCCGGTGCCATCTGACAGGAGTAGTGAGAGAGGGAAGGAGAAGAATACTTCTAAATCAAAAATTTCAGAAGACACGGGTGATAAAAAATCATCTCACTCCAAACGTTCCTCGCCGGAGGTAAAAACGGACAAGGAAGCCACCTCCGAGAAGACCAAGGTTCCTCAAAGCCGCACCACACGGCTCTCCACAGATTTAACGAGAGACGCCGACGAGGCCTCATTTGTGCCCGATTACAATGAAAGCGATAGCGAGGCCTCTGTCAAACAAGACGACCCTCAGGAACCCAAAAACAAGGACGACGAGCGCACGGCCGCTACAGATACGGCCAATAGTACTTTGCCCGCTACAAGCGCCAGCAGTCCGGCCGCCAGCAGAAGCCGTAGCCACAGTCCGGCCGGCGATACTGCTAGTCGAAGCAGTAGTGTAAGCTCAACGGGCAGCCCGGACAAAAAGAAAAGGAAGAAGGAAAAGAAGAAACACAAGAAGCATAAGAAACACAAGAAGCATAAGAAGCACACGGGCAACGAGTCAGAGACTGAGAAGGGCCAGAaacacaaacacaaaaaaaagaaatccaAGAAAAGTAAAGACAAAGAGACTGAAAAGGAGGAGGCCAAAGCCAAACCTCCCGCTGCCGTGTAA